The Halomicronema hongdechloris C2206 genome includes a window with the following:
- a CDS encoding pentapeptide repeat-containing protein — translation MKPARRQGATALRKQSGDMPECCLGPWETRVMEVRQFLRQYANGKRSFVWADLRQANLTGVDLREVNLSRANLTEANLSRANLTGANLTRTNLTRTNLTRANLTDAVLRQANLTGALIDLEALEPQAYVGAILPDGTRFELPAIAESEAAEPAPASAEPVAAVSDAASHSQHSDTSQSGTSKAAGDPLLAPAQGTQWQQPPPTRRSILRKRSRSLPWPNLILFGLGYGGLGLFLYLHQAAWIGWPLVWITAFLWLVGEPYLWFMPVAAALAALVTTGLSVVAIAVAGLASLGLFGGLKMLGWPWSRALRDAIWVGGIGAVLVAIASLAFYGRDAYSGGGIILSPTLPLALLILLGSLCIGVGSMAQLQLQEASWVRSHMARLLSLDAGVGLLLGTLVGWLLAH, via the coding sequence GTGAAACCGGCGAGACGCCAAGGGGCCACAGCCTTGAGAAAACAGTCAGGGGATATGCCAGAATGCTGCCTAGGGCCATGGGAGACTCGGGTAATGGAGGTCAGACAGTTTCTCAGACAGTATGCCAACGGTAAGCGATCCTTCGTCTGGGCGGATTTGCGTCAGGCCAATCTGACCGGCGTTGACTTGAGGGAGGTGAATTTGAGTCGGGCCAACCTGACCGAAGCCAACCTCTCGAGAGCCAATCTGACCGGGGCTAATCTCACCCGCACCAATCTCACCCGCACCAACCTCACTCGAGCCAATCTCACAGACGCAGTGCTGCGCCAGGCCAACCTGACCGGTGCCCTGATTGATTTGGAGGCGCTAGAGCCACAGGCCTACGTTGGGGCCATTCTCCCCGATGGCACTCGCTTCGAGTTGCCCGCGATCGCTGAATCGGAGGCCGCTGAGCCAGCTCCGGCCTCAGCGGAACCCGTCGCAGCAGTTTCTGATGCTGCCTCCCATAGCCAGCATAGTGATACCAGTCAATCTGGGACATCAAAGGCGGCTGGAGACCCACTTCTAGCTCCAGCCCAAGGCACTCAGTGGCAGCAGCCTCCTCCGACCCGACGCTCAATACTCCGAAAACGCTCTCGGAGTCTGCCATGGCCCAATCTCATCCTCTTTGGGTTGGGCTATGGGGGGCTGGGATTATTTCTGTATCTGCACCAAGCGGCTTGGATAGGCTGGCCACTGGTGTGGATCACGGCCTTCCTATGGTTAGTGGGGGAACCTTATCTATGGTTCATGCCGGTGGCAGCGGCGTTGGCAGCCCTGGTGACGACGGGCTTGTCAGTGGTGGCCATTGCCGTGGCTGGACTGGCCAGCCTGGGATTATTCGGTGGGCTGAAGATGCTGGGTTGGCCCTGGTCGCGGGCGCTGCGAGATGCGATTTGGGTAGGGGGCATTGGCGCCGTGTTAGTGGCCATTGCCTCCCTGGCCTTTTACGGTCGAGATGCCTACAGTGGCGGCGGCATCATTCTGTCTCCTACCTTGCCATTGGCTTTATTGATCCTGCTGGGAAGTCTTTGCATTGGCGTGGGCTCCATGGCTCAGTTGCAGCTGCAGGAGGCATCCTGGGTGCGATCGCACATGGCTCGACTACTGAGTCTTGATGCGGGTGTAGGCTTGCTCCTGGGCACCCTGGTAGGCTGGTTGCTGGCCCATTAG
- a CDS encoding BCD family MFS transporter, whose protein sequence is MDTRDRADKSAVDQQDAPPGLGLLTMLRLGVFNMGLGIMSLLTLGVLNRIMIDELQVPALIAAGTIAVHQFMAPARIWFGQLSDSRPLLGYHRSSYIWLGIMAVAITSFLALQVVWLLGDGIATQGWGPQIYPWVGLLGVMFAIYGLALSATSTPFTALLVDVSDEQTRSRLVGIGWAMLMVGIITGVAITTVVLQAIDLDTSLAELQGSVNRLFIIAPAVVCGLAILSTAGIEKNYSRRRRRSLTADREDKVTLRQAFRVLTASRQTGLFFTFLLVLSLSLFMQDAILEPYGGEVFNMPISETAQLNAAFGLGTLVGIILTGFWIVPRLGKKRTVTYGCLGAALCLLLIGLSGTTAEPVLLLTAVCCFGFASGILTLGAIVLMLDLTVAETAGTFVGAWGLAQAIARGSATVLGGGVLDLGRGLLALAPSGTGGASPTWLAYGLVFFMQAVGMVVAVWLLKRVDIQEFQANAKQAITAALESDMD, encoded by the coding sequence ATGGATACTCGCGATCGCGCTGATAAGTCCGCCGTCGATCAGCAGGATGCCCCTCCTGGGTTGGGATTACTGACTATGTTGCGGTTGGGAGTCTTCAACATGGGGTTGGGAATCATGTCCCTGCTCACCCTGGGGGTCCTGAACCGAATCATGATCGACGAGCTGCAAGTTCCGGCCCTCATTGCCGCTGGCACCATCGCCGTGCATCAGTTCATGGCCCCGGCCCGCATCTGGTTTGGCCAACTCTCCGACTCCCGGCCCCTGCTGGGCTACCACCGCAGCAGCTACATCTGGCTGGGCATTATGGCCGTAGCCATCACCTCCTTCTTAGCTCTGCAGGTGGTTTGGCTGCTGGGCGATGGCATAGCTACCCAAGGCTGGGGACCCCAGATCTATCCCTGGGTGGGTCTATTGGGGGTGATGTTTGCCATCTATGGCCTGGCCCTGAGTGCCACCTCCACTCCCTTCACGGCCCTGTTGGTAGATGTCTCCGATGAGCAGACTCGCTCCCGCTTGGTAGGCATCGGTTGGGCCATGTTGATGGTAGGCATTATCACCGGGGTGGCAATTACCACGGTGGTCTTACAAGCCATAGATTTGGATACTTCCCTGGCGGAGTTACAGGGATCGGTGAATCGCCTGTTCATCATCGCTCCGGCGGTCGTCTGTGGGTTAGCCATCCTCAGTACCGCTGGCATCGAAAAAAACTACTCCCGGCGGCGACGGCGCTCGCTAACAGCCGATCGTGAGGATAAAGTCACCCTACGGCAGGCATTTCGCGTCCTGACAGCCAGTCGTCAGACTGGTCTGTTCTTCACCTTTCTACTCGTGCTCAGTCTTAGCCTGTTCATGCAAGATGCCATTTTGGAGCCCTACGGGGGCGAGGTCTTCAACATGCCCATCTCAGAGACGGCTCAGCTGAATGCAGCCTTTGGCCTAGGTACCTTGGTGGGCATCATCCTGACTGGGTTTTGGATCGTGCCCCGCTTGGGCAAAAAACGCACCGTCACCTATGGTTGCCTAGGGGCTGCCCTGTGTCTGCTGCTGATTGGCCTTAGTGGCACCACGGCGGAGCCAGTGCTACTGCTGACGGCGGTATGTTGCTTTGGCTTTGCCTCTGGTATCCTCACCCTGGGAGCCATCGTGCTGATGCTGGACCTGACGGTAGCGGAAACCGCTGGTACCTTTGTCGGGGCCTGGGGATTGGCCCAGGCCATCGCCCGGGGCAGCGCCACGGTGCTAGGTGGAGGAGTCCTCGATCTGGGCCGGGGTCTCCTGGCCCTCGCCCCCAGTGGCACTGGGGGTGCTTCTCCCACTTGGCTAGCCTATGGCTTGGTCTTTTTTATGCAGGCAGTGGGTATGGTGGTGGCCGTCTGGTTGCTCAAACGAGTCGATATTCAGGAGTTTCAGGCCAATGCTAAGCAAGCGATTACCGCTGCCCTAGAGAGTGATATGGACTAA
- a CDS encoding NACHT domain-containing protein, whose protein sequence is MASQAESWATPEALQSSIEERAINHANAGEQMYHDSVYEEFKDNSLGWDRLEILDVYEAKFTEERERLKSDLKEFLPLNWLTGGILLLLGALLTYIRDRVSAGVEAIGNWLYRRVSGNPLLRNLALQKYRNYLKEHLKHLDTPFKIEPPLEMAAVYVPLKVKEWSEAPNHPTDATDIYQALSQQKGLKRLMVTGPPGSGKSVLLKHIAFTYGNDALDLPDNPIPVRLELNTLTGPDLDEVRFVKRLVKVLEDSNFPNAKNFVAQGLQKGKLLLLLDGLDEVSSQVRPQVVRVINEVLRKYTCPAVVTCRTAVYNHEFDLVLNRNRLEVDEFSDRQIRQFLQAWDARMPPEKSVEQLMQELQNRPKIKILAQNPLLLTIIAGLYTEARFILPYSRTKFYQRATGFLLEQRDQEHNIPNQYPMRDKWSVLRKLALAIQDTLDPNNPDRRNIPYTTVLSLINQTLPVLSPKTDDADSILEEIVSRSGLLQKVVMDDGDECYRFAHLTLQEFFAAKALISEDDALVTRFQQDPTAWREVVKLWCGMAKNSTQLIQQVYEQDALTAFECLADAQTVEQDLADQIVTHMMQDLYRATTDDTVARAFGTVAADSRPQSQGQKVFALLSQRLETEAGDVFKAAAVSLSMTNLPQAAEVLATQYRQDPPAISEALIRMGDVAVPDLARLAQSDDLEAVAALHKIATPEAAKALIPLLWRPEPALQTSAAWRLATLLPRFGIEAALKTYDLSAAIKTDDSIQTPEQAQSLSWVWLPFEESGSSAMPVIAGRIAAILSVLLAEIHSRLLDSEDWKEVADPRIIIPLCAIHLRPTGSIGRTPTNKEELKILVDRGFDQAKFKNTAFGKMAVVVRESRNSFWGIQLSTESQEILDKLIGNTRSNDAGSNNERIKRWLILLSGVKRNLQAELLYRLTDNYRLPNDQDWARIFEPAQTYQFAQSVHYWLILGIALFASAGAVAQVFSEMVQQPERIMNGLLALSIVVVLAFWIALWQGMEARLEPLIFRQLGPFGVGTFTHAIQALRTNASFWKSMTLFQKALTSNSMFGVVCGVAVVGGVLTIAVAAGAGAGFNAWWAMAEVVAMAGLTAMTGANTGSWWDRASWAIAMVAVLVIGFWADAADNIAWIGAWAMAWVVASVVAMVGASLSGYGAALLSEIYTLQGKQHSSIPGWKKGVAFFAFPYFCWFPITAIFSFLGLRNLLHSLNWGNWGLAAVIWLSLFSFCSGLWVYGQRKERVASNPLQGILDEDYPQYLPRSNQRRRRKKL, encoded by the coding sequence ATGGCATCTCAAGCTGAGTCTTGGGCAACTCCAGAGGCGCTGCAGTCATCGATCGAGGAGCGGGCCATCAATCACGCCAATGCTGGGGAGCAGATGTACCATGACTCTGTTTATGAGGAGTTCAAGGACAACTCCCTCGGCTGGGATCGCTTAGAAATTCTAGACGTCTACGAAGCCAAGTTCACTGAAGAGAGAGAACGGCTCAAGAGTGACCTCAAGGAGTTTTTACCTCTCAATTGGCTAACCGGTGGAATCTTGCTTTTGTTAGGAGCCCTGCTGACCTATATCAGGGATCGAGTTTCCGCTGGAGTGGAGGCTATTGGGAATTGGCTGTACCGACGAGTTTCAGGCAATCCGTTACTTCGTAATTTGGCCCTGCAGAAGTACCGTAATTATCTGAAAGAACATCTGAAACATTTGGATACGCCGTTCAAAATAGAGCCACCGCTGGAGATGGCAGCGGTGTATGTGCCGCTGAAGGTGAAGGAGTGGTCAGAGGCCCCTAACCACCCAACGGATGCAACCGACATTTATCAGGCGCTGAGCCAGCAAAAGGGGCTGAAGCGGCTGATGGTGACGGGGCCACCGGGGTCGGGAAAGTCGGTGCTGCTAAAGCACATTGCCTTTACCTACGGCAACGATGCGCTGGATTTGCCGGATAATCCGATTCCGGTGCGGCTGGAGCTAAACACCCTGACCGGCCCGGACCTGGATGAAGTCAGGTTTGTGAAACGGCTGGTGAAAGTACTGGAAGATAGCAACTTTCCCAACGCCAAAAATTTTGTGGCCCAAGGACTCCAAAAAGGCAAGCTGCTGCTGCTGCTGGACGGGCTGGATGAGGTCAGCAGTCAGGTGCGCCCGCAAGTGGTGAGAGTAATCAATGAAGTACTGAGAAAGTACACCTGCCCGGCGGTAGTGACCTGCCGCACCGCTGTGTATAACCACGAGTTTGATCTGGTGCTGAATCGCAACCGGCTGGAGGTGGATGAGTTTAGCGATCGGCAAATACGCCAGTTCTTGCAGGCATGGGATGCCAGGATGCCCCCTGAGAAGTCAGTTGAACAGCTCATGCAGGAGCTACAAAATCGACCCAAGATCAAAATCCTGGCCCAAAACCCACTACTGCTGACCATCATCGCCGGCCTCTACACCGAGGCCAGGTTCATCCTGCCCTACTCCCGCACGAAATTTTATCAGAGAGCCACTGGCTTTTTGTTGGAACAGCGGGACCAAGAGCACAACATTCCCAATCAGTATCCGATGCGGGATAAGTGGTCGGTGCTCCGTAAGCTGGCCCTGGCTATCCAAGACACGCTCGACCCCAACAACCCAGATCGCCGCAACATTCCCTACACTACGGTGCTAAGCCTGATCAACCAAACATTACCGGTTCTCAGTCCCAAGACCGACGATGCAGACTCCATCCTGGAAGAAATCGTCAGCCGCAGTGGGCTGTTGCAGAAAGTAGTCATGGATGATGGTGATGAGTGCTATCGGTTTGCACACCTAACACTGCAAGAGTTCTTCGCGGCGAAAGCGCTCATCAGCGAGGATGACGCCCTGGTAACACGGTTTCAACAAGACCCGACGGCGTGGCGAGAGGTGGTGAAGCTGTGGTGCGGTATGGCTAAAAATAGTACCCAACTAATTCAGCAGGTGTATGAGCAAGATGCCCTGACAGCCTTTGAATGTTTGGCGGATGCTCAGACGGTGGAGCAGGATCTTGCCGACCAAATCGTGACTCACATGATGCAAGATTTATATCGGGCAACAACCGATGATACAGTGGCCCGCGCCTTTGGCACGGTGGCGGCAGATTCGCGCCCCCAAAGCCAAGGTCAGAAAGTGTTCGCGCTACTGAGCCAGCGGCTAGAGACAGAAGCTGGAGATGTCTTTAAGGCAGCGGCAGTTTCTCTATCGATGACAAATTTGCCCCAGGCGGCTGAAGTTCTGGCGACCCAGTATCGCCAAGATCCCCCAGCGATATCAGAGGCGTTGATTCGCATGGGTGACGTGGCTGTACCGGATCTGGCTAGGCTGGCCCAGAGCGATGATCTAGAGGCGGTGGCTGCCCTGCACAAAATTGCCACTCCTGAAGCCGCTAAAGCATTGATACCTTTGCTATGGCGTCCAGAACCAGCCCTGCAAACCTCTGCAGCCTGGCGACTAGCTACCCTGTTGCCACGCTTCGGGATTGAGGCTGCCCTGAAGACCTATGATTTGTCTGCTGCTATAAAAACTGATGACTCTATTCAAACCCCTGAACAAGCACAATCGCTGTCATGGGTGTGGCTTCCCTTTGAGGAGTCGGGCTCATCTGCGATGCCTGTGATCGCAGGACGGATTGCGGCAATACTTTCAGTATTACTGGCAGAAATCCACTCGAGGCTACTGGACTCAGAGGACTGGAAAGAGGTTGCAGACCCTCGTATTATCATTCCACTCTGTGCTATCCATTTGAGACCCACTGGGAGTATAGGAAGAACGCCTACAAATAAAGAAGAGCTTAAAATCCTTGTCGATAGAGGCTTTGATCAAGCTAAATTCAAGAATACAGCATTTGGAAAAATGGCGGTAGTAGTTCGAGAGTCTCGAAATTCATTTTGGGGCATTCAACTATCAACAGAGAGCCAGGAAATTCTAGATAAATTGATAGGGAATACCAGATCGAATGATGCTGGATCTAATAATGAAAGGATTAAACGATGGCTGATTCTCCTATCTGGAGTTAAGCGGAACTTACAGGCTGAGCTATTATATCGCCTCACTGATAATTACCGTTTGCCAAATGACCAAGATTGGGCACGGATCTTTGAGCCTGCCCAGACATACCAATTTGCTCAAAGCGTCCACTATTGGTTGATTTTAGGCATTGCCCTTTTTGCCTCTGCAGGAGCCGTTGCCCAGGTATTCTCAGAAATGGTGCAACAGCCCGAGCGTATCATGAATGGTCTACTGGCGCTGTCCATTGTGGTGGTGCTTGCTTTTTGGATAGCGCTATGGCAAGGAATGGAAGCACGGCTAGAACCTTTGATATTCAGGCAGTTAGGGCCGTTCGGGGTTGGAACCTTTACCCATGCAATCCAAGCACTGAGAACAAATGCTTCATTTTGGAAAAGCATGACCCTATTTCAAAAGGCCCTGACCTCGAATTCTATGTTTGGGGTTGTATGTGGGGTCGCAGTTGTGGGTGGGGTTTTGACTATAGCTGTGGCTGCTGGGGCTGGGGCTGGGTTTAATGCTTGGTGGGCTATGGCTGAGGTTGTAGCCATGGCTGGGCTCACAGCTATGACTGGGGCCAATACTGGCTCTTGGTGGGATAGGGCTTCTTGGGCTATAGCTATGGTTGCGGTTTTGGTTATAGGGTTTTGGGCTGATGCTGCTGATAATATAGCTTGGATTGGGGCTTGGGCTATGGCTTGGGTTGTGGCTTCAGTTGTAGCTATGGTTGGGGCCTCGCTATCAGGCTATGGAGCCGCTTTGCTCAGCGAGATTTATACGCTGCAAGGCAAACAACATAGCTCAATTCCAGGCTGGAAAAAGGGGGTTGCGTTCTTCGCCTTTCCTTATTTCTGCTGGTTTCCGATTACGGCCATATTCTCCTTTCTGGGGCTACGCAACCTGCTGCACTCTCTCAACTGGGGCAACTGGGGGCTGGCGGCTGTCATCTGGCTTAGTCTCTTCAGTTTTTGCAGCGGTCTCTGGGTTTACGGTCAGCGCAAGGAAAGAGTTGCCAGCAATCCGCTGCAAGGCATCTTAGATGAAGACTATCCGCAGTATTTGCCGCGATCAAACCAGCGCCGCAGGCGAAAAAAACTGTAG
- a CDS encoding ArsR/SmtB family transcription factor, with the protein MSDSEEKAMQAIGADAPVSGILSVEKAQRMAEFFGVLGDPNRWRILSALASRELRVGELAEAVEMTESAVSHQLRVLRTMRLVSYRKRGRNVYYCLKDKHIFNLYREASEHLDEPNDDD; encoded by the coding sequence ATGTCGGACTCTGAAGAAAAAGCGATGCAGGCGATCGGGGCCGATGCTCCCGTCAGTGGGATCCTGAGTGTTGAGAAGGCCCAGCGGATGGCCGAGTTTTTTGGCGTGCTGGGCGATCCGAATCGCTGGCGTATTCTGTCAGCACTCGCCTCTCGGGAATTGCGGGTAGGCGAACTGGCTGAGGCGGTTGAGATGACTGAATCCGCTGTTTCCCATCAATTACGAGTGCTACGCACCATGCGGCTAGTCAGCTACCGCAAACGAGGACGCAATGTTTACTATTGCTTGAAAGACAAGCACATTTTCAATCTTTATCGGGAAGCCTCAGAGCATTTGGATGAACCCAACGATGATGACTGA
- a CDS encoding leucine-rich repeat domain-containing protein codes for MSDGLLFSLPPQLENVIGDAPLERLRQRLSVCIWEFPDGQPTPKLTTNALSNLPSELAALEHLKVLNLSGNPLGQLPEIIFQLKSLTKLNAIAVNLSEIPESLGQIANLTQLRLDSNQITTIPECIGQLIELEKLDLENNQIGNRPVGIKPQVSPALVY; via the coding sequence TTGAGCGACGGTTTGCTCTTCAGCCTGCCGCCCCAATTGGAGAATGTCATTGGCGATGCTCCTTTGGAGCGGCTACGCCAACGCCTGAGCGTTTGTATTTGGGAATTTCCAGATGGGCAACCTACCCCAAAATTGACAACCAATGCCCTGAGTAATTTACCGTCCGAATTGGCTGCTTTAGAGCATTTGAAAGTGCTGAATCTAAGCGGTAACCCGTTAGGACAGTTGCCAGAGATTATTTTTCAACTCAAATCACTCACAAAACTCAACGCGATCGCCGTTAACTTATCTGAGATTCCCGAGAGCCTCGGCCAGATCGCCAATCTCACTCAGCTTAGGCTCGATAGCAATCAAATCACGACGATACCCGAGTGCATCGGCCAGCTCATTGAGCTAGAAAAATTAGACCTTGAGAATAACCAAATTGGTAATCGACCAGTGGGTATTAAGCCGCAAGTGAGTCCCGCTCTTGTGTATTAG
- a CDS encoding ISL3 family transposase — MGIDEIALRKGHKDFAVVLSDLDTHRLIGMAPARTHAAIEAVLNTWGAEVLSNIEEVSMDLSGNYRGLVHRLMPQAEIVADRFHVMSLVNQELNQARNALRRTPEALAEGVTPEAAKAALKSSKYALLKPEAHLTKTQQDKLVEVKAVSPKLALMHQTKEAFRTLFEAQSWAQALPGFLGWMGTAQSLYPEAVATMKRWFGEILQYFEHRTTSGVVEGINTRLKLIKRSGYGFTNFERFRLRCLICWHFSPAAA; from the coding sequence TTGGGCATCGACGAAATCGCGCTACGTAAAGGTCACAAGGACTTTGCTGTGGTCTTGAGTGACCTCGATACTCACAGGCTGATTGGGATGGCTCCAGCGCGGACTCATGCGGCGATTGAAGCCGTGCTCAACACCTGGGGTGCCGAAGTGCTCTCAAACATTGAAGAAGTCAGCATGGATCTCTCCGGCAATTACCGGGGCTTAGTGCATCGCCTGATGCCTCAAGCCGAGATTGTGGCCGACCGTTTCCATGTCATGAGTCTGGTCAATCAGGAATTGAATCAAGCCCGTAACGCCCTCCGGCGGACACCCGAGGCTTTAGCCGAGGGCGTCACTCCTGAGGCGGCTAAAGCAGCGCTCAAATCCAGTAAGTATGCCCTCCTCAAGCCAGAAGCCCATCTCACCAAGACCCAGCAGGACAAGCTCGTTGAGGTCAAAGCTGTTTCGCCGAAACTCGCCTTGATGCATCAGACCAAAGAAGCCTTTAGGACTCTATTTGAGGCTCAGTCTTGGGCTCAAGCCCTGCCGGGTTTCCTGGGCTGGATGGGAACCGCGCAATCCCTCTACCCCGAGGCTGTGGCAACGATGAAGCGATGGTTTGGCGAAATCCTCCAGTACTTTGAACACCGCACCACAAGCGGTGTCGTCGAAGGCATCAATACTCGCCTAAAGTTGATCAAGCGCTCTGGTTACGGGTTCACCAACTTTGAGCGATTTCGGCTCCGCTGCCTCATCTGCTGGCATTTTTCTCCTGCTGCTGCATAA
- a CDS encoding argonaute/piwi family protein, protein MKIDFLSEPELEFGNGGRHIDIRFGMMHHKPLDYGTASAPSEIKLGVVGSSETVEGLESWLDKCKQGIEAKKSKQPYLFPEFPGFGEIESLPTNISVNSRRNAIISNKAIDKLLENTDRNLLIKETVDALIEELKYIDEKTGPDVLICALPQSLLERMDEDEADYASQASTKSQRFEKSKAISLDFHDLFKAKAMALRKPTQVVLPSTINLAKKPKKSNRRKNKSLQDEATRAWNLYTALYYKALGTPWRLVRSAQDLATCYVGISFYRTLDRSKLLTSTAQIFNERGEGVILRGGQAEVTKDDRQPYLPATDAAELLANVLSLYRREHRNLPARIVLHKTSRFIPEEFDGFQDALDKHGIDTAEFISFDNRSGTRLFRNGKYPPLRGTLLSLDEQTGVLYTRGSIDFFSTYPGMYVPRPLKFRCESTEDTQKNLAQEILALTKMNWNNTQFDRGEPITIRAARQVGSILKYIGKDEPLEFHYRFYM, encoded by the coding sequence ATGAAAATTGACTTTCTATCGGAGCCAGAACTAGAGTTTGGTAATGGTGGTCGGCATATCGACATTCGTTTTGGTATGATGCACCACAAACCTTTGGATTATGGTACCGCCTCAGCGCCGAGCGAGATAAAGCTAGGCGTTGTTGGATCATCAGAGACAGTAGAAGGATTAGAGTCCTGGCTAGATAAGTGCAAGCAAGGTATAGAAGCTAAGAAAAGCAAACAGCCTTATCTTTTTCCAGAATTTCCAGGCTTTGGAGAAATAGAAAGTTTACCAACAAATATAAGTGTAAATTCACGAAGAAACGCCATCATCTCAAACAAAGCGATCGATAAACTTCTGGAGAACACAGATCGAAATTTATTAATTAAAGAAACCGTTGATGCGCTTATCGAAGAATTGAAATATATCGATGAAAAAACAGGCCCAGATGTTTTGATTTGTGCTTTGCCGCAATCCTTGCTTGAGCGCATGGATGAAGATGAAGCAGATTATGCGTCTCAAGCATCCACAAAATCGCAAAGATTTGAAAAATCAAAAGCCATCAGCTTAGATTTTCACGATTTATTTAAGGCAAAAGCAATGGCCTTGCGCAAACCAACTCAGGTTGTTCTACCTTCAACGATCAACTTAGCCAAAAAGCCTAAAAAATCAAATCGAAGGAAAAATAAATCGCTTCAAGATGAGGCAACACGTGCTTGGAATCTTTATACGGCGCTTTATTACAAGGCATTAGGGACGCCATGGCGCTTAGTTCGAAGTGCGCAAGATTTAGCAACTTGCTATGTCGGGATTAGTTTCTATAGGACTTTAGACCGTTCAAAGTTATTAACCAGTACTGCTCAAATCTTTAATGAGCGTGGAGAAGGGGTCATTTTAAGAGGCGGACAAGCAGAAGTAACAAAAGATGACCGCCAGCCTTATCTTCCTGCCACTGATGCAGCAGAATTACTTGCTAATGTTTTATCTCTATATCGACGGGAGCATCGAAACTTACCCGCACGCATCGTTTTGCACAAAACCTCACGCTTTATTCCAGAAGAGTTCGATGGTTTTCAAGACGCGCTAGACAAACACGGCATTGATACAGCAGAATTTATTAGCTTTGATAACCGTTCAGGCACACGTCTATTCCGGAATGGTAAGTATCCGCCCCTAAGGGGAACCTTACTGAGCCTGGATGAGCAAACCGGAGTTCTCTACACGCGCGGTAGCATCGACTTTTTTTCCACCTATCCAGGTATGTACGTTCCACGTCCCCTCAAATTTCGTTGTGAGAGTACAGAGGATACACAGAAGAATTTAGCGCAGGAAATTTTAGCTTTAACAAAAATGAACTGGAACAACACGCAGTTCGATCGCGGAGAGCCCATTACTATTCGGGCAGCAAGGCAAGTAGGCAGTATATTGAAGTACATCGGCAAGGACGAACCTCTAGAATTCCACTACCGTTTTTATATGTAG
- a CDS encoding DUF4058 family protein: MYNPFPGMNPYLEQPGLWPQVHNRLMVAIADEITPQVAPKYRVSIEERIYTTTEVMPFMGIADVSVTHRREAEPVVQRATTQVAVPRRVKVPLPVEVTERFLEVRLVQTNEVACVIEVLSPSNKRSGEGREAYETKRRKILGSATNLVEIDLLRGGTAMTLMDPAQKPYSILVSASIERPDAELYEFDLRTAMPTFPVPLQPQELIPTVNLQKVFNDVYDRARFDLVIDYEQPVQPQLLLYGIDDVSG, encoded by the coding sequence ATGTATAACCCTTTTCCAGGGATGAACCCGTATTTAGAGCAACCGGGATTATGGCCCCAGGTTCACAATCGATTGATGGTGGCGATCGCCGATGAAATCACGCCTCAAGTGGCGCCGAAATATCGGGTTTCCATTGAAGAACGGATTTATACCACGACCGAGGTGATGCCCTTCATGGGGATCGCGGATGTGTCGGTGACGCATCGACGAGAAGCTGAGCCCGTGGTGCAGCGGGCGACCACTCAAGTGGCTGTGCCTCGACGGGTCAAGGTCCCATTACCGGTCGAAGTCACGGAGCGATTTTTAGAAGTTCGCCTGGTGCAAACGAATGAAGTTGCCTGTGTCATCGAAGTGTTGTCGCCGAGCAATAAGCGATCCGGAGAGGGGCGCGAAGCGTATGAAACCAAGCGCCGGAAAATATTAGGCTCAGCCACGAATTTGGTCGAGATTGATTTACTCCGAGGGGGGACGGCGATGACCCTCATGGATCCGGCTCAGAAGCCCTACAGCATCTTGGTGAGTGCGAGTATTGAGAGACCCGATGCCGAACTTTACGAATTTGACCTCAGGACGGCAATGCCGACTTTCCCGGTTCCATTGCAACCTCAAGAGCTCATTCCCACGGTGAATTTGCAGAAAGTGTTCAACGATGTCTATGACCGGGCTCGATTTGATCTCGTGATTGATTATGAGCAACCCGTTCAGCCTCAGTTATTGTTGTATGGCATTGATGATGTGTCTGGGTGA
- a CDS encoding helix-turn-helix domain-containing protein — translation MVPLLSELLGLSGIDVESYQESEDGLILEVEAHRDTAICPRCGTLSHHLHQNHGYLVRDLPISHYRKTWLRVNRRQFKCSTCGKPFSEELEFVGARRVYTDRYAEVVVSEVIHSNTANVARQHGLSEDIVWSMVEYVSEKKSVLT, via the coding sequence ATGGTACCTCTCTTGAGTGAACTCTTGGGGTTGTCTGGCATTGATGTGGAGTCATACCAGGAGAGCGAGGATGGCTTGATTCTGGAGGTAGAAGCGCACAGGGACACAGCAATCTGTCCTCGCTGCGGGACTTTGAGCCACCACCTCCATCAGAATCATGGCTACCTGGTGCGTGACCTACCCATCAGCCATTACCGGAAGACCTGGTTACGGGTGAATCGCCGCCAGTTTAAGTGTTCGACCTGCGGTAAACCCTTCAGCGAGGAGCTGGAGTTTGTCGGCGCGCGTCGGGTGTACACGGACCGGTATGCCGAGGTGGTGGTGAGTGAGGTGATTCATAGTAATACGGCTAATGTGGCGCGACAGCACGGGTTGAGCGAAGATATCGTCTGGTCCATGGTGGAGTATGTCAGCGAAAAAAAGTCTGTATTGACTTGA